One window of Saccopteryx leptura isolate mSacLep1 unplaced genomic scaffold, mSacLep1_pri_phased_curated manual_scaffold_43, whole genome shotgun sequence genomic DNA carries:
- the LOC136387015 gene encoding proprotein convertase subtilisin/kexin type 6-like has protein sequence MCPLGYFGDTAPRRCCRCHRGCEMCSDRGPTQCLSCRRGFYHHQEMNTCVTLCPARSYAHEGQKKCLKCHASCKRCMGDAEKCTVCQEGFSLAWGSCVPDYEPGTYFDSELVKCGDCHHTCRTCERPSKEECIHCATDFHFQDWKCVQACGEGYYPEEMPGLPHKV, from the exons ATGTGCCCCTTGGGCTACTTCGGGGACACAGCACCTAGACGCTGTTGCCGGTGCCACAGGGGATGTGAGATGTGCTCAGACAGGGGTCCAACCCAGTGCCTGTCTTGCCGCCGCGGGTTCTACCACCATCAGGAGATGAACACCTGTGTGACCCTCTGTCCTGCCAGGTCTTATGCTCATGAAG GTCAGAAAAAATGCCTGAAGTGCCATGCAAGCTGTAAGAGGTGCATGGGTGACGCGGAGAAGTGTACTGTCTGCCAGGAGGGGTTCAG CCTTGCATGGGGCAGCTGCGTCCCTGACTATGAGCCGGGCACCTACTTCGATTCCGAGCTGGTCAAGTGTGGGGACTGCCACCACACCTGCCGCACCTGTGAGC GACCCAGCAAAGAAGAgtgtattcactgtgccacagaCTTCCACTTCCAGGACTGGAAGTGTGTGCAGGCCTGTGGTGAGGGCTACTACCCAGAGGAGATGCCGGGTCTGCCCCACAAAGTGTGA